In one bacterium genomic region, the following are encoded:
- a CDS encoding winged helix-turn-helix domain-containing protein gives MTAQTNQKVPTLEMVSHIATMLKAMGDPMRLRILYYLRQREFSVSELVDVLGCSQANVSKHLAILKAAGLVESRTDKQSRLYHVTDPVVNSVCDSVCSSIERKAMK, from the coding sequence ATGACTGCGCAAACAAATCAGAAGGTTCCGACTTTGGAAATGGTCTCACACATCGCCACGATGTTAAAGGCGATGGGGGATCCCATGCGCCTGAGAATTCTATACTATCTCAGACAGCGGGAGTTCTCTGTTAGCGAACTGGTGGACGTGCTCGGGTGCAGTCAGGCCAACGTGTCCAAACACTTGGCTATTCTCAAAGCCGCCGGTCTGGTCGAATCTCGGACGGATAAGCAAAGCCGACTCTATCACGTGACGGATCCTGTTGTAAATTCCGTCTGCGATTCCGTTTGCAGTTCAATTGAGAGGAAAGCCATGAAGTAG
- a CDS encoding sodium:solute symporter produces the protein MSLSTLDLIIIVIYFAAVFSVGIYFARRRKSDTTGYFLAGRNVGWFAIGASLFATNISSEHFVGLAGSGAAGGLAVGHFEWLACLIVLLLGWVFAPFYLRSQVFTMPEFLERRYDAASRWYLTGVSIVAYVLTKVSVTLLAGSLLLNVLLGWDIYTSAIVMVVATGIYTVIGGLTAVIYTELVQAVVLIGGALTLTLLGLSEVGGWDNLVASTPPEYWSMFKAMDHPDFPWTGIVFGAPILGIWYWCTDQYIVQRVLSARGLEQARSGAIFAGYLKILPVFILVLPGVIAHALYPEVAGDQAYPEMVSRLLPAGVKGIVIASLLAALMSSLASCFNSASTLFTMDIYKKIRPDTPEKRLVTVGRVATGVVVLLGILWVPFIKVISSQLYVYLQSVQAYISPPIAAVFIFGLLWPRANGKGAIAALLTGLVLGATRLIGELIHKQTALAEGPLRWMVEMNFLHFATFLFIICSIVLIAVSLSTPAPGMSSLSGLTFKYTPLADRKTADPRLHRLNIGWSVLLVSLVLLLWGLFF, from the coding sequence ATGAGCCTTTCCACGCTGGACCTCATCATCATCGTCATCTACTTCGCGGCGGTGTTTTCGGTGGGAATCTACTTCGCCCGCCGTCGGAAGTCGGATACGACAGGCTACTTTCTTGCGGGCCGAAATGTCGGGTGGTTTGCGATCGGTGCGTCCCTTTTCGCGACCAACATTTCAAGTGAGCACTTCGTCGGACTGGCAGGCTCAGGAGCTGCAGGCGGCTTGGCCGTCGGACATTTCGAATGGCTCGCCTGTCTCATCGTCCTCCTGCTCGGTTGGGTCTTCGCCCCGTTCTATTTGCGTTCGCAGGTTTTCACGATGCCCGAGTTTCTCGAACGCCGCTACGATGCCGCAAGTCGTTGGTATTTGACCGGCGTCTCGATCGTCGCCTATGTGTTGACCAAAGTATCCGTCACGTTGCTGGCAGGTTCGCTCCTTTTGAATGTCCTGCTCGGTTGGGACATCTACACGTCCGCAATTGTCATGGTCGTCGCCACCGGCATCTATACCGTGATCGGCGGATTGACAGCCGTCATCTACACCGAGCTTGTGCAGGCGGTAGTTCTGATTGGCGGAGCGTTGACACTCACGCTGCTCGGATTGAGTGAAGTCGGCGGGTGGGATAATCTCGTCGCCTCCACGCCTCCTGAGTACTGGAGTATGTTCAAAGCCATGGATCATCCCGACTTTCCGTGGACGGGAATTGTCTTCGGCGCGCCGATCCTCGGGATATGGTATTGGTGCACGGATCAGTATATCGTGCAGCGCGTGTTGAGCGCGCGAGGTTTGGAGCAGGCTCGCAGCGGCGCGATCTTCGCAGGCTACCTGAAAATCCTGCCGGTTTTCATTCTGGTTCTCCCCGGCGTTATTGCGCATGCGCTCTATCCTGAGGTCGCAGGTGATCAGGCCTATCCTGAAATGGTCTCGCGCCTGCTTCCGGCTGGCGTGAAAGGAATCGTGATTGCCAGTTTGCTCGCCGCGTTAATGTCCTCGCTGGCGTCGTGCTTCAATAGTGCGTCCACACTTTTCACAATGGACATCTATAAGAAGATTAGACCGGATACTCCTGAAAAGCGGCTGGTCACCGTCGGTAGAGTTGCCACCGGAGTGGTGGTTCTGCTTGGCATTCTCTGGGTGCCGTTCATCAAGGTAATCTCGTCACAGCTCTACGTCTACCTGCAGAGCGTGCAAGCCTACATCAGCCCTCCGATTGCGGCCGTATTCATTTTCGGCTTGCTATGGCCGCGCGCCAACGGCAAAGGTGCGATTGCTGCGTTGCTTACCGGCCTCGTGCTTGGCGCAACCCGCCTGATTGGAGAGCTGATTCACAAGCAGACTGCTTTGGCCGAAGGCCCGCTGCGCTGGATGGTGGAAATGAACTTCCTGCATTTTGCAACGTTTCTGTTCATCATCTGTTCGATTGTGCTGATTGCTGTAAGTCTTTCCACACCTGCGCCCGGCATGTCTTCTCTGTCGGGACTGACGTTCAAATACACTCCCCTTGCCGATAGGAAGACCGCCGACCCCAGGTTGCATCGGTTGAATATCGGCTGGAGCGTGTTGCTTGTTTCACTCGTGTTGTTGCTTTGGGGCCTGTTCTTCTAA
- a CDS encoding TolC family protein: protein MTTRQLLLTILMLPTLAVAQDPLTIHEAMREAASNHPQLKAAEARTQAARAQARQAVGYRLPSVDISESFIRTSNPAEAFAFQMNQERFSMQEFGNPANDPNNPEPLNTYMTRAEATLPVFAGGMLHARTLQARRMARAAGHEEERTREVVALDAAQAWINLNKAREYQDLMRRSLATSESHLQRAREYFNQGMLAPSDILRAEVYVAEMREYKTRADEQALLALAALNFHRGRPQDEPVTLADPEDAGIPNFEMEQALQNALEQRPDYLAAREKLSAGKAEVTAARSGFLPQIGITAHYDWYDDKLFGDNGESWAIMGQAKLNLFRGGADRHATQKAILDARAGEEDVHRFSEGIKLEVRQAYAEHASAKLRHEAAVAALNSGRENLRVTEARYEQGVAQTTDLLDAQTALRELEIRELTSRHDKLLAEYRILFATGHTLINR from the coding sequence ATGACAACAAGACAACTTCTTCTCACAATTCTGATGCTGCCCACACTGGCCGTTGCACAGGATCCGCTGACGATCCATGAAGCGATGCGTGAAGCTGCCAGCAATCATCCACAACTTAAGGCCGCAGAGGCACGAACTCAGGCGGCACGAGCACAAGCTCGACAGGCTGTGGGCTATCGTCTGCCCTCCGTCGACATCTCGGAGTCCTTCATCCGAACCAGCAATCCGGCTGAAGCGTTCGCCTTTCAAATGAATCAGGAACGCTTCAGTATGCAGGAGTTCGGCAATCCGGCAAACGATCCGAACAACCCCGAGCCGCTCAACACGTACATGACACGCGCTGAAGCGACACTTCCAGTCTTTGCCGGCGGGATGTTGCATGCGCGCACCCTGCAGGCTCGTCGAATGGCCAGAGCGGCGGGCCATGAAGAAGAACGCACCCGTGAAGTCGTCGCCCTGGATGCGGCACAGGCCTGGATCAATCTTAACAAGGCGCGCGAATATCAGGATCTCATGCGGCGCTCGCTTGCGACGTCCGAATCGCATTTGCAGCGTGCACGTGAGTATTTCAATCAAGGTATGCTCGCACCCTCTGACATTCTGCGCGCGGAAGTATACGTAGCCGAAATGCGTGAGTACAAAACACGCGCAGATGAACAAGCGCTACTCGCCCTCGCCGCACTGAACTTCCATCGCGGACGTCCGCAAGACGAACCCGTCACTCTCGCGGATCCGGAAGACGCAGGAATCCCTAACTTCGAAATGGAACAAGCTCTTCAGAACGCACTCGAACAGCGGCCTGATTACCTCGCAGCTCGCGAGAAGCTCTCAGCAGGCAAAGCCGAAGTGACAGCAGCGCGCTCAGGGTTTCTTCCTCAAATTGGCATCACAGCCCACTATGATTGGTACGATGACAAACTCTTCGGCGACAACGGCGAGTCATGGGCCATTATGGGTCAGGCCAAACTGAATCTCTTTCGCGGCGGAGCGGATCGTCATGCGACACAGAAAGCAATCCTCGATGCCCGTGCTGGAGAAGAAGATGTCCACCGTTTCTCGGAAGGCATTAAACTGGAAGTGCGACAGGCGTACGCGGAACACGCTTCTGCCAAACTGCGTCACGAGGCGGCGGTCGCCGCGTTGAATTCGGGGCGCGAGAACCTGCGTGTAACGGAAGCCCGCTATGAGCAAGGTGTTGCGCAAACGACGGACCTGCTGGACGCACAGACTGCACTGCGCGAACTGGAAATCCGCGAACTCACGTCGCGTCACGACAAGCTTCTTGCTGAGTATCGCATTCTCTTTGCTACTGGTCACACACTCATCAACAGATAA
- a CDS encoding DUF2892 domain-containing protein yields the protein MRVEEAVRLLAGFMILLSLALTMWVNQWWMLLTAFVALNLIQSSFSKWCPAITIFRKLGLKP from the coding sequence ATGCGTGTCGAAGAAGCTGTTAGGCTGTTGGCGGGTTTCATGATTCTTTTGAGCCTCGCGCTGACGATGTGGGTGAATCAATGGTGGATGCTCTTAACTGCGTTCGTGGCTTTGAATCTCATACAGTCATCGTTCAGCAAATGGTGCCCCGCGATCACTATCTTCCGCAAACTCGGTCTCAAACCCTAA
- a CDS encoding efflux RND transporter periplasmic adaptor subunit: MNTRLIIFSTIALAMLLASCSHDAKLVPSETRTIQARTAQATERNVPRLIAVRGTIHAQDDAVLSSRAMGPVVRDHVKLGDRVRKGDALIEIEPQMSNGGLAQAQGALAQAQAALSLAERNLKRFESLYEAKACSQLELDMARMQQETAAGAVKQAQGAVAQASAVANESVLRAPFDGVIVEKFVNVGDLVGPGRPVVRVQTKQGRDLHFNVRASDAPQLTLGTPIACVLDHTQQNVEAVITEIAPSADPMTHSVTVKARLSDIDSLSAGFTATAEIPGGPTTALLIPASAVLKTGGLQLVTTVDESGVARTRAVTVGRVRGNDVEVLSGVQAGEVVVLDRTGVIPEGTRIERMNG, encoded by the coding sequence ATGAACACTCGACTGATAATTTTCTCCACAATAGCGCTCGCTATGCTGCTTGCAAGCTGCTCGCACGACGCCAAATTGGTGCCTTCGGAGACGAGAACGATACAAGCGCGAACCGCGCAAGCCACCGAACGCAACGTTCCACGCCTTATCGCAGTGCGGGGAACGATTCATGCTCAGGACGATGCCGTGCTCTCGAGCAGGGCAATGGGTCCTGTTGTTCGCGACCATGTTAAACTCGGCGACCGCGTCCGCAAGGGCGATGCCTTGATTGAAATTGAACCGCAGATGAGCAACGGCGGTTTGGCGCAGGCGCAAGGTGCTCTGGCGCAGGCACAAGCCGCGCTGTCACTTGCTGAACGAAATCTCAAGCGCTTTGAGTCTCTCTATGAAGCGAAGGCCTGCTCTCAGCTTGAACTCGACATGGCCCGCATGCAGCAGGAAACCGCTGCGGGCGCAGTCAAGCAGGCGCAGGGTGCTGTGGCACAGGCAAGTGCGGTTGCCAATGAAAGCGTGCTGCGCGCACCGTTCGACGGTGTGATTGTAGAGAAATTTGTAAACGTCGGAGATCTTGTCGGCCCGGGCCGTCCTGTGGTCCGCGTCCAAACAAAGCAAGGTCGTGACCTGCATTTCAATGTCAGGGCGAGCGATGCTCCACAATTGACTCTTGGTACTCCGATTGCCTGCGTACTCGATCACACACAGCAGAATGTTGAAGCCGTGATCACTGAGATCGCCCCCTCTGCCGATCCGATGACGCACTCAGTTACGGTAAAGGCGCGCTTAAGCGATATCGATTCACTCTCCGCTGGCTTTACAGCAACGGCTGAAATCCCCGGCGGACCGACTACGGCACTGCTCATTCCCGCATCGGCTGTTCTGAAAACCGGAGGCTTGCAACTGGTCACTACTGTCGACGAAAGTGGCGTAGCCCGGACTCGTGCAGTAACCGTTGGCCGCGTGCGAGGAAATGACGTAGAAGTACTCTCCGGTGTGCAGGCAGGTGAAGTGGTGGTGTTGGACCGCACAGGTGTGATTCCTGAAGGCACTCGAATTGAGAGGATGAATGGATGA
- a CDS encoding efflux RND transporter permease subunit produces MEALRREAKREKLSRRKIGASGRLAAAFLESKLTPLLVVASLLVGALALMVTPREEEPQIKVPMVDVTVGLPGATAQEVERRVVSPLEKVLYEIENVEYIYSTSQPSGGMIIVRFYVGTDPDQAVTRIHAKLAAHPEVLPQGSTQPVVKPRTIDDVPALAYTLWSTTSSPTELRRVADELRNEVIQHPRVAQAWLIGGQRRVVRVTFDRDKLASYHVSLLQAYGAISSANWRLPAGQMTAADVTTDVQVGAFVKNVDEVRSLVVATYQNRPVYLSDVAEVVDGPEEAAQYVWMGSGPSAQEKDIAVAGIDAPAITLAISKKPGTNAIDLVHELDARLDELKGALVPSNVTITKTRDYGFTAKEKSNELILHVGLATVSVVLLMLLMLGRREAIVVLVAVPVTLALTLAASYFFGYTLNRVTLFALIFSIGILVDDAIVVVENIHRHYQLRWTNAKHATIFGTDEVGNPTILATLTVIAALLPLAFVSGLMGPYMRPIPVNASAAMFFSLLVAFIVSPWLTYRLFGGSKAVDSQHHHYDETQEEGKLQQMYSRIMKPLLANRKKQVLALGGVVGILFLAMALFPLRWVVVKMMPYDNKSELQVVIDAPEEFSLERTNAAAREIAQHFTAMPEVTDYQVYVGTSAPFNFNGLVRYYFMRSGSNVADIQVNLVNKHLRDKESHDIAKEVRNELLPIAQKHGVNLKVTEVPPGPPVLSTMVAEIYGPDREGRKQVAAQVKDIFLKTEGIVDVDWLVEDQAPLAEFVVDQEKAAALGISPEHITRTLRVALNGAEAGLLHAEDDRAAVPLVLRLDRVQRSRVDELASLKLHGAQGQLVPLGELVRTVPKERESFIYHKNLQPVTYVLGEVAGTEESPVYGIMNMNERLADVKTPSGVELAVMSTHMPTNSQEYALKWDGEWHITYEVFRDMGAAFGIVVLLIYVLVVGWFGSFITPLIIMAPIPLTLIGILPGHALLGTFFTATSMIGFIALSGIVVRNSILLVDFINQEIRAGESLEDAVLKAGAVRFRPITLTALALVVGAGVIYLDPIFQGLAVSLIFGVIASTALTLVVIPLLYYIYLKLAGTDQLLDSTEQNS; encoded by the coding sequence ATGGAAGCGCTCCGCCGCGAAGCGAAGCGCGAAAAACTTTCCCGCCGCAAAATCGGTGCTTCCGGAAGGCTTGCTGCTGCATTCCTTGAATCCAAACTGACGCCGCTGCTCGTGGTCGCGTCTTTGCTTGTCGGTGCACTGGCGTTGATGGTGACTCCGCGCGAGGAGGAACCTCAGATTAAAGTTCCGATGGTGGATGTGACAGTCGGCCTGCCCGGTGCTACGGCACAGGAAGTTGAACGCCGCGTAGTCAGTCCGCTGGAGAAGGTTCTTTACGAAATCGAAAACGTTGAGTATATCTACTCCACGTCGCAGCCTTCGGGCGGCATGATCATCGTCCGCTTCTATGTCGGAACAGACCCCGATCAGGCGGTCACGCGCATCCATGCAAAACTCGCGGCTCACCCTGAGGTATTGCCCCAAGGTTCGACACAACCGGTCGTCAAACCGCGCACCATCGATGATGTGCCCGCGTTGGCGTATACGCTGTGGAGCACGACGTCATCCCCAACCGAACTGCGACGAGTAGCAGACGAGCTGCGCAACGAAGTCATTCAGCATCCGCGCGTGGCGCAAGCCTGGTTGATTGGCGGACAGCGACGCGTTGTGCGCGTGACCTTCGACCGTGACAAACTCGCGTCTTATCACGTCTCACTTCTTCAAGCATACGGCGCGATTAGCAGCGCCAATTGGAGACTTCCGGCGGGGCAGATGACCGCCGCCGATGTCACGACGGACGTGCAGGTTGGGGCATTCGTCAAGAACGTCGATGAGGTGCGCAGCCTCGTGGTCGCAACCTATCAGAATCGTCCAGTCTACTTGAGTGACGTCGCTGAAGTTGTGGATGGCCCCGAGGAGGCGGCTCAATACGTCTGGATGGGTAGTGGTCCATCCGCACAGGAAAAGGACATCGCGGTTGCGGGCATCGACGCGCCGGCCATCACGCTGGCGATCTCCAAAAAGCCCGGCACGAATGCGATTGACTTGGTGCACGAACTCGATGCGCGTTTGGACGAATTGAAGGGCGCGCTCGTTCCCTCCAACGTAACCATCACAAAGACGCGTGACTATGGATTCACCGCAAAGGAAAAGTCCAACGAACTGATTCTTCACGTCGGCTTGGCTACGGTGTCCGTCGTGCTGCTGATGCTGCTGATGCTGGGTCGTCGCGAGGCCATCGTCGTGCTTGTCGCGGTTCCCGTCACGCTGGCTTTGACTCTCGCGGCAAGCTATTTCTTCGGTTACACGCTCAACCGCGTCACCCTCTTCGCGCTCATCTTCTCCATCGGTATTCTTGTCGATGATGCCATCGTCGTGGTGGAGAACATTCATAGACACTATCAACTCCGCTGGACGAATGCCAAACATGCGACCATCTTTGGCACTGACGAAGTGGGCAATCCTACAATCCTTGCCACGTTAACCGTCATCGCCGCACTTCTGCCGCTGGCCTTCGTTTCAGGATTGATGGGACCCTACATGCGCCCGATTCCGGTCAACGCGTCGGCTGCGATGTTCTTCTCTCTGCTCGTGGCGTTCATTGTCTCTCCGTGGCTGACGTACCGCCTGTTCGGCGGTTCAAAAGCGGTCGACTCTCAACATCATCATTACGATGAAACACAGGAAGAGGGAAAGCTGCAGCAGATGTATTCGCGGATCATGAAACCGTTGCTCGCGAATCGCAAGAAGCAGGTGCTCGCACTGGGCGGAGTCGTCGGAATCCTGTTTCTGGCGATGGCGCTCTTTCCCCTGCGTTGGGTCGTCGTGAAGATGATGCCCTATGACAACAAGAGTGAGCTTCAAGTGGTCATCGATGCCCCCGAGGAGTTCTCGCTGGAGCGCACGAATGCTGCCGCACGCGAAATCGCGCAGCACTTCACCGCGATGCCTGAAGTGACGGACTATCAAGTTTACGTGGGCACGTCCGCGCCGTTCAACTTCAACGGACTCGTGCGCTACTACTTCATGCGTTCCGGTTCAAACGTTGCGGACATCCAGGTCAACCTTGTCAACAAGCATCTCCGCGATAAGGAAAGCCACGACATCGCCAAGGAAGTCCGCAATGAGTTGTTGCCGATTGCCCAAAAGCATGGCGTGAACTTGAAAGTAACGGAAGTTCCTCCGGGGCCGCCCGTGCTCTCGACTATGGTGGCGGAAATCTACGGACCCGACCGCGAAGGCCGCAAGCAAGTGGCCGCGCAGGTGAAAGATATTTTCCTGAAGACTGAAGGTATCGTAGATGTGGATTGGCTGGTTGAAGATCAGGCTCCGCTCGCGGAGTTTGTCGTGGATCAGGAGAAAGCTGCGGCACTCGGGATCAGTCCTGAGCACATCACCCGCACGCTGCGCGTTGCACTGAACGGTGCCGAGGCCGGACTGCTTCACGCTGAAGATGATCGAGCCGCCGTTCCCCTTGTTCTGAGACTTGATCGCGTGCAGCGTTCGCGCGTGGATGAACTGGCGTCTTTGAAACTGCACGGTGCACAAGGCCAGCTTGTGCCGCTTGGCGAACTGGTTCGTACAGTTCCTAAAGAGCGCGAGTCCTTTATCTATCACAAGAATCTCCAACCGGTCACCTACGTGCTCGGTGAAGTCGCCGGCACGGAAGAGTCGCCGGTCTATGGGATTATGAATATGAATGAGCGACTCGCCGATGTGAAGACTCCGAGCGGCGTTGAGCTTGCGGTGATGTCCACGCACATGCCGACCAACAGTCAGGAGTATGCGCTGAAGTGGGACGGTGAATGGCATATCACCTACGAAGTCTTCCGCGATATGGGCGCGGCCTTCGGTATCGTGGTGCTGCTGATCTACGTTCTCGTCGTGGGCTGGTTCGGATCGTTTATTACGCCTCTGATTATCATGGCGCCGATTCCACTCACTTTGATTGGAATTCTGCCCGGTCACGCCTTGCTCGGAACATTCTTCACGGCGACCTCGATGATTGGTTTTATTGCGCTCTCCGGGATTGTCGTCCGCAACTCGATCCTGCTCGTGGATTTCATCAATCAGGAAATCCGCGCGGGCGAGTCTCTCGAGGACGCGGTCTTAAAAGCCGGCGCGGTACGCTTCCGTCCGATTACGCTGACTGCGCTGGCGCTGGTCGTCGGCGCGGGCGTGATCTACCTCGATCCGATTTTTCAGGGCTTGGCAGTCTCGCTGATTTTCGGCGTGATAGCTTCTACGGCTCTCACCCTTGTCGTTATTCCGCTGCTCTACTATATCTACCTGAAACTCGCGGGCACGGATCAATTGTTGGATTCAACGGAACAAAATTCATAA
- a CDS encoding DUF5110 domain-containing protein, protein MLLRLLAILLPLASFANYSFLGQVTGWQTADRGAVILCDGGELHVQFQTAEILRVTLVRPNDPEPLLYDALDANFLIAANSQTWETVVSESQDRISMHSSAIAWTIDRANSRMTISDGAGAIILRDDSTMAYGWDGNEVRTWKQLALGEKFFGLGLKGGGLDKRGRELQMWNSDIPAYQDNTDPLYQSVPFYIGVRDGIAYGIYFNNSYRTKFNFGAGQQRYSSFSAEDGPLDYFFIYGPTIRDVVRRFSDLTGKIELPPLWALGYQQCRWSYYPETEVRRIAQTFREKDIPCDVIYLDIHYMDGYRVFTWDSTRFPQPQKMVDDLAKTGFKIVPIIDPGVKADWEYKIAREGLADNHFVRFPDGTVHVGEVWPGPSYFPDFSRPKTRSWWGKHIADLRKLGLRGFWNDMNEPACWGQAFPLETVFDDSGRNSSHKKMHNLYALHMAQATRDELLRAYPNERPFILTRAGFAGMQKYSAAWTGDNVASEDHLELGIRMMLGMGLSGQPFVGMDIGGFIGTPSPELFARWIQVGAVSPFCRTHTHYGSPDQEPWSFGENIEDISRKFIKLRYELLPYLYTLFYQSSVSGDPIWRPMFYEFQDDPMCYDWGYQQQFMLGSNILVAPVTREKQYTKKVYLPAGRWVYGNTDRVYEGKQEVIVDAHLDWLPMFVREGSIVIRRDAQDFADQRAVQQLIVDVYGSTGKTDTLLQSTHTLIEDDGRSFDFRNGKFRETLYEYLAQKKSHRISRRVAANGYTLPDRSLTIVFHGVAAAPDVLRLNGAAISLNDSRISFDPDRRRLEIDLASEFSFQSFEFFE, encoded by the coding sequence ATGCTCCTCCGCCTGCTCGCCATCCTGCTCCCCTTAGCCTCCTTCGCAAACTACTCTTTCCTCGGTCAAGTTACTGGCTGGCAAACCGCTGATCGCGGCGCAGTCATCCTCTGCGATGGAGGAGAATTGCACGTACAATTCCAGACCGCAGAAATTCTTCGAGTAACTTTGGTGCGTCCGAATGATCCGGAGCCGCTATTATATGATGCGCTCGACGCGAACTTCCTGATTGCCGCCAATTCGCAAACATGGGAAACAGTAGTGTCTGAATCGCAAGACCGGATTAGTATGCACTCGTCCGCGATTGCTTGGACCATCGACCGCGCGAACTCACGCATGACAATCTCAGACGGCGCTGGAGCAATCATTCTCCGCGATGACTCCACTATGGCCTACGGCTGGGACGGCAATGAAGTCCGCACATGGAAGCAGCTTGCTCTGGGTGAAAAATTCTTCGGACTCGGCCTGAAGGGAGGAGGACTCGACAAGCGTGGCCGTGAACTCCAGATGTGGAACAGCGACATCCCCGCCTATCAGGACAACACTGATCCGCTTTACCAATCCGTTCCGTTCTATATCGGAGTGCGCGATGGAATCGCCTACGGCATCTACTTCAACAACTCCTATCGCACAAAATTCAATTTCGGTGCAGGCCAGCAGCGTTACTCTTCCTTCTCCGCGGAAGACGGCCCTCTGGATTACTTCTTCATCTACGGCCCCACAATTCGCGACGTCGTGCGCCGCTTCTCGGATCTCACCGGCAAAATAGAGTTACCGCCGCTCTGGGCGCTGGGCTATCAGCAATGTCGCTGGAGCTATTACCCTGAAACCGAAGTGCGCCGCATCGCACAGACCTTCCGCGAAAAAGACATTCCCTGCGACGTCATCTATCTTGATATTCATTACATGGACGGCTACCGTGTCTTCACGTGGGACAGCACACGCTTCCCGCAGCCGCAGAAGATGGTTGATGACCTTGCCAAAACCGGATTCAAGATCGTCCCGATTATCGATCCGGGCGTCAAAGCGGACTGGGAGTATAAAATTGCTCGCGAAGGTCTCGCGGACAATCACTTCGTCAGATTCCCTGACGGCACCGTGCACGTCGGCGAAGTTTGGCCCGGACCATCCTACTTTCCTGACTTCTCAAGACCCAAGACGCGGAGTTGGTGGGGAAAACACATCGCGGATCTTCGCAAGCTTGGGCTTCGCGGATTCTGGAACGACATGAATGAGCCTGCCTGTTGGGGTCAAGCCTTTCCTCTGGAGACCGTCTTCGACGACAGCGGCCGCAACTCTTCGCACAAGAAGATGCACAATCTCTACGCGCTGCATATGGCGCAAGCCACTCGCGACGAGCTGTTAAGGGCCTACCCGAACGAACGCCCCTTCATTCTGACGCGCGCAGGCTTCGCCGGCATGCAAAAATACTCCGCCGCATGGACGGGAGATAATGTCGCCTCCGAAGATCATCTTGAACTCGGCATTCGCATGATGCTCGGCATGGGACTCTCCGGTCAGCCCTTTGTCGGAATGGACATCGGAGGATTTATCGGAACGCCGTCACCGGAACTCTTTGCGCGTTGGATCCAAGTGGGAGCGGTCTCGCCCTTCTGCCGCACACACACGCACTACGGTTCACCCGATCAGGAACCGTGGTCGTTCGGTGAAAACATCGAAGACATCAGCCGCAAATTCATCAAACTCCGCTATGAATTGCTGCCGTATCTCTACACTCTCTTCTATCAGTCGAGTGTGAGCGGTGACCCCATCTGGCGACCGATGTTCTACGAATTTCAGGATGACCCCATGTGTTACGACTGGGGCTATCAGCAGCAGTTCATGCTCGGATCAAATATTCTCGTTGCTCCCGTCACACGTGAAAAACAGTATACCAAGAAAGTCTATCTTCCCGCAGGCCGCTGGGTGTATGGAAATACAGATCGCGTATACGAGGGAAAGCAGGAGGTGATCGTTGACGCACATCTTGATTGGCTCCCGATGTTCGTGCGCGAAGGCTCAATTGTGATTCGACGGGACGCGCAGGACTTCGCCGACCAGAGGGCCGTTCAGCAATTGATAGTTGACGTTTATGGATCAACAGGGAAGACAGATACGCTCTTGCAGTCTACACATACCCTCATCGAAGATGACGGCAGGAGCTTTGACTTCAGGAATGGCAAGTTTCGGGAAACCTTGTACGAATATCTTGCGCAGAAGAAATCGCATCGGATTTCGCGACGTGTCGCCGCAAACGGTTACACCTTGCCCGATCGCTCATTGACGATTGTCTTTCATGGCGTTGCCGCAGCACCCGATGTTTTGCGCTTGAATGGCGCGGCGATTTCCCTGAATGACTCCCGCATCAGTTTTGATCCGGATCGTCGCCGTCTCGAAATTGACCTGGCCTCCGAATTCAGCTTCCAATCGTTCGAGTTCTTTGAATAG